The genomic DNA ATGAAAATTAGCCAATGACCGTTGAACCAGTTTCTTACAGGCCTCAACATTGGAAATACGTTCGCTCATATACAAATGGAGAACTGTTCCTCCGGTATATTTCTTTTGCAGTTCATCCTGCATCTGCAGGGCTTCGAACGGATCGCTGGTATAGCCGACCGGCAGCTGTGACGAATTCGTGTAGTAGGGTTTTTCAGGCGTTCCTGCCTGCAGGATATCCGGAAACTTTTTACAATCCTCGCGTGCCAGTCGATAGGTAGTCCCCTCGGCCGGGGTCGCCTCGAGGTTATACATATGGCCTGTTTCGCGCTGGAACTCTATCATGCGTGCGCGAATATGATCCAAAAACCGGATGGCCATGGCTCTTCCCTTTTGCGAGACAATGTCTTCGCGGTCATGCGAAAAATTACGAATCATTTCGTTGATGCCGTTTACCCCAATGGTGGAAAAATGGTTACGCAATGTTCCCAGGTAGCGCCTGGTATAGGGGAACAATCCGGCATCCATGTGCCGCTGAATCACTTTACGTTTGATCTCGAGGCTGTTCCTGGCCTCGATCAACCACTTGTCCAGCGCCGTTAACAGTGCGGTTTCATTGTCTTGATTCAGGTAGCCGAGACGCGCACAATTTATCGTAACCACGCCTACTGAACCGGTCTGTTCTGCCGAGCCGAACAATCCATTACCGCGCTTCAATAGCTCGCGCAAATCCAGTTGCAATCTACAACACATGGAGCGGATCATGTTTGGTTTCAATTCCGAATTTAAAAAATTCTGGAAATACGGGAGTCCATACTTGGCTGTCATCTTGAACAACAGGTCGGCATTTTCAGAATCCCAGATGAAATCTTCCGTAATATTGTAGGTCGGGATAGGAAAGGTAAATACACGGCCCTTGGCATCGCCTTCGCTCATCACTTCGATGTAGGCGCGATTGATCATATCCATTTCGCGCTGCAGTTCACCATAGGTGAAGGCCTGTTCTTCGCCTGCGATGAGTGGAACCTGTTGCTGCAGATCTTCAGGGCAAACCCAGTCAAATGTCAGATTGGTAAAAGGCGTCTGCGTTCCCCATCTCGAGGGCACGTTGAGGTTGTAAATTAACTCCTGGATATACTGACGAACCTGCTCATAATTCAGTCGGTCTTTACGCACAAAGGCGGCCATATAAGTGTCAAACGAACTAAAGGCCTGAGCCCCTGCCCATTCGTTCTGTAAGGTACCGAGAAAATTCACAATCTGACCTACGGCGGAAGACATGTGACGGGGCGGCCCGGCCTCTACCCTGCCCTCGACCCCATTTAAACCTTCATTTAATAGAGTGCGTAATGACCAGCCTGCACAGTAACCCGCTAGCATATCAAGATCATGGATATGAATATCACCGCTGCGATGCGCATCACCAATTTCGCGGGGATAAACATGATTGAGCCAGTAATTGGCGATCATTTTACCGGAGGTATTGAGGATCAGCCCGCCAAGCGAGTAACCCTGATTAGCATTGGCCCGTACCCGCCAATCCGATCGGTCCAGGTATTCATTGATCGACGAAGAAACATCTACCAGGGTTCGCTTATCGCGCCTTAAGCGATGATGCTGTTCTCGATAAACGATATAAGCCCGAGCGGTTTTGAAATGGTCCGATGAAATCAGGACTTGCTCAACAATATCCTGAACCGACTCGACATCCGGGATTTGTTGGTTAGCAAAACGATGGCATAAAACCTTTATCACCTGTTGGGTTAAAAGACAGGCTTCTGCAAGATCGAATTCCTGTGTGGCTTCACCTGCCTTAAGCAGTGCCCGCTCGATGCGTTTATGCTCAAACTTAACCTCGGCACCGTCTCGCTTGATGATTCGTTGAGGCAAGGATAAGACGTCGTTTGCTATACCCTGGATCATTTTTCTGTCCGTTACGGTTGATGCAGTAAAACTACATATTGTGTTTATATGCCGGATCGACCACTATATATAGCGCTACAACGATTTTTATTGATCTAGATCAATTACTATTACGTATATCTAAAGCGGGCTGGAATTGGAAACTCGAACCTGGGGCCAGGGAAATAAAATTCTCGAAAACGGGAAGACATCCTCCCAGATATGGGAATAAAGGAGCCTTGTTCCTGATTTCAGCAATCAGAAAGTATCCAGGATTCCATTATCTACTGAGACGAGAATCGTTTTATAGCAAGGTTTTGTGAATCTCTGTGTTATTGACGCTGTGAAAATGGTCGCAAATCGCGTGCCATACCAACCCGTATCAAATATTTGGCATTACCCTTGCAGGTTATTTATTTAACGAATAATTAAAGGGACGTTATTAAGAGTTATGAAGTCCGAAATGTCGCTTCAGACGAAGGGCCTGCTCGCATTTGCGGTGCTGACAGTCTACGCCGCAGGACTCACGGTGTTCGTGCTGGATCAGAAAGAGGCATTGATTGGCGAAGTAGAG from Gammaproteobacteria bacterium includes the following:
- a CDS encoding ribonucleoside triphosphate reductase, with product MIQGIANDVLSLPQRIIKRDGAEVKFEHKRIERALLKAGEATQEFDLAEACLLTQQVIKVLCHRFANQQIPDVESVQDIVEQVLISSDHFKTARAYIVYREQHHRLRRDKRTLVDVSSSINEYLDRSDWRVRANANQGYSLGGLILNTSGKMIANYWLNHVYPREIGDAHRSGDIHIHDLDMLAGYCAGWSLRTLLNEGLNGVEGRVEAGPPRHMSSAVGQIVNFLGTLQNEWAGAQAFSSFDTYMAAFVRKDRLNYEQVRQYIQELIYNLNVPSRWGTQTPFTNLTFDWVCPEDLQQQVPLIAGEEQAFTYGELQREMDMINRAYIEVMSEGDAKGRVFTFPIPTYNITEDFIWDSENADLLFKMTAKYGLPYFQNFLNSELKPNMIRSMCCRLQLDLRELLKRGNGLFGSAEQTGSVGVVTINCARLGYLNQDNETALLTALDKWLIEARNSLEIKRKVIQRHMDAGLFPYTRRYLGTLRNHFSTIGVNGINEMIRNFSHDREDIVSQKGRAMAIRFLDHIRARMIEFQRETGHMYNLEATPAEGTTYRLAREDCKKFPDILQAGTPEKPYYTNSSQLPVGYTSDPFEALQMQDELQKKYTGGTVLHLYMSERISNVEACKKLVQRSLANFHLPYITVTPTFSICPNHGYLSGEHEFCPRCDDELIAAKQIKLDYHEGKYHDSTNVH